Proteins co-encoded in one Setaria viridis chromosome 9, Setaria_viridis_v4.0, whole genome shotgun sequence genomic window:
- the LOC117837995 gene encoding cytochrome P450 78A9, with translation METSSVESWWVLPMTLIPAISGDQHENIATIATSFTYMAIFACLAWAGASLLYWAHPGGPAWGKYWRARGKGPKPMTLPGPRGLPVVGSLGLMSGLAHRSLADEASRQPGAKRLMALSLGPVRAVVTSHPDVAKEILDNPAFADRPLNHAAYGLMFHRSIGFAEHGPYWRALRRIAAGHLFGPRQVEAFAPYRASVGEGVVTALRGAGAGAVQVRGLLRRASLYYIMRFVFGKEYDVSRAAAPASGKEEEVEELLEMVHQGYELLGEENWCDYFPGLAALDPQRVGARCAELMPRVNRFVHGIIQERRRARAEAIDGGEARDFVDILLSLQESEGLADADIAAVLWEMIFRGTDAMAVLMEWTLARVVLHRDVQAKAHRELDELVGRNTPVTESAAPSLPYLQALLKEALRIHPPGPLLSWRHRAISDTYVDGHLVPAGTTAMVNQWAISRDPEVWDAPLEFQPERFLPGGKAQDVSVLGADGRLVPFGSGRRSCPGKSLAMTTVTAWMATLLHEFEWLPTTDAAAVDMSEVLRLSCEMAVPLEVRVRPRRGV, from the exons ATGGAGACGAGCTCAGTTGAGAGCTGGTGGGTGCTTCCCATGACCTTAATCCCGGCCATCTCCGGCGATCAACACGAGAACATTGCCACCATAGCCACTAGCTTCACCTACATGGCCATCTTCGCATGCCTTGCATGGGCAGGCGCGTCCCTGCTCTACTGGGCTCACCCAGGTGGCCCTGCATGGGGCAAGTACTGGAGGGCAAGGGGCAAGGGCCCGAAGCCGATGACACTCCCGGGGCCGAGAGGGCTCCCCGTCGTCGGCAGCCTCGGCCTCATGTCCGGGCTGGCGCACCGCTCGCTGGCCGACGAGGCGTCGCGCCAGCCGGGGGCCAAGAGGCTCATGGCGCTGTCGCTCGGCCCCGTCCGCGCCGTCGTCACGTCCCACCCGGACGTGGCCAAGGAGATCCTCGACAACCCGGCGTTCGCCGACCGCCCGCTCAACCACGCCGCCTACGGCCTCATGTTCCACCGCTCCATCGGCTTCGCCGAGCACGGACCCTACTGGCGTGCGCTCCGGcgcatcgccgccggccacctgtTCGGCCCGAGGCAGGTCGAGGCCTTCGCGCCGTACCGCGCGAGCGTCGGGGAGGGGGTCGTCACGGCgctgcgcggcgccggcgccggcgccgtccagGTGCGCGGCCTCCTCCGGCGAGCGTCGCTCTACTACATCATGCGGTTCGTGTTCGGCAAGGAGTACGACGtgtcgcgcgcggcggcgccggcgtccgggaaggaggaggaggtggaggagctgctcgagATGGTGCACCAAGGGTACGAGCTCCTGGGCGAGGAGAACTGGTGCGACTACTTCCCGGGGCTCGCCGCGCTGGACCCGCAGAGGGTGGGTGCGCGGTGCGCCGAGCTCATGCCGCGGGTGAACCGCTTCGTGCACGGCATCATCCAGGAGCGCCGCCGTGCACGCGCCGAGGCGATCGACGGAGGAGAGGCGCGTGACTTTGTTGACATCTTGCTTTCCCTGCAGGAGAGCGAGGGGCTCGCTGACGCGGACATCGCCGCTGTGCTTTGG GAGATGATCTTCAGAGGAACTGACGCCATGGCGGTGCTCATGGAGTGGACCCTAGCCCGCGTCGTCCTCCACCGCGACGTCCAAGCCAAAGCGCACCGCGAGCTCGACGAGCTCGTCGGCCGGAACACACCGGTCACCGAGTCCGCGGCGCCGTCGCTGCCTTACCTGCAGGCGCTGCTCAAGGAGGCTCTCCGGATCCACCCGCCGGGTCCGCTCCTCTCGTGGCGCCACAGGGCCATATCCGACACGTACGTCGACGGCCACCTCGTGCCGGCGGGCACCACCGCCATGGTCAACCAGTGGGCGATCAGCCGCGACCCGGAGGTCTGGGACGCGCCGCTCGAGTTCCAGCCCGAGCGGTTCCTCCCTGGCGGCAAGGCCCAGGACGTGTCCGTGCTCGGCGCCGACGGCCGGCTCGTGCCGTTCGGGTCCGGTCGGAGGAGCTGCCCGGGCAAGTCCCTGGCCATGACCACCGTGACCGCCTGGATGGCCACGCTGCTGCACGAGTTTGAGTGGCTGCCCACGACTGATGCGGCTGCCGTCGACATGTCGGAGGTGCTCCGCCTGTCCTGCGAGATGGCGGTGCCGCTCGAGGTCCGCGTGCGCCCGAGGCGCGGCGTGTGA
- the LOC117837997 gene encoding ATP phosphoribosyltransferase, chloroplastic — MSAMLAARPYSAAIPLPQSPSPPSSFGLRPSRAAGSRSLAPRAAASATAVSTKPAAAAAAPLTADRTVVRIGLPSKGRMAEQTLSLLKSCQLSVRQLNPRQYTADIPLIPNLEVWFQRPKDIVRKLQSGDLDLGIVGFDTVSEYGQVNDDLVVVHDALDFGQCRLSLAVPKGGVFENINSLEDFAKMPEWTEERPLRVVTGFGYLGAKFLKENGFKHVLLLSADGALESFPPMGMADAIIDLVSSGTTLRENNLKEIEGGVVLESQATLVASRRSLHKREGVLEITHELLERLEAHLRASAELMVTANMRGNSAEDVAERVLSLTSICGLQGPTISPVYCRRDGKVAVDYYAMNVVVPQKLLYKSIQQLRSIGGSGVLVTKLTYIFDEETPRWRNLLTELGL; from the exons ATGTCGGCGATGTTGGCGGCGCGGCCGTATTCCGCAGCCATCCCCTTACCCcagtcgccatcgccgccatccAGCTTCGGCCTCCGCCCTTCGCGGGCCGCAGGCTCCCGCTCCCTCgccccgcgggcggcggcctcggcgaccGCCGTCTCCACtaaaccggcggcggcggcggcggctcccttGACCGCGGATCGCACCGTCGTCCGTATCGGGCTCCCCAGCAAGGGCCGCATGGCGGAGCAAACCCTAAGCCTCCTCAAG AGTTGCCAATTGTCGGTGAGGCAGCTCAACCCGCGGCAGTACACTGCGGACATCCCGCTG ATTCCAAATCTGGAGGTTTGGTTTCAAAGGCCTAAAGATATTGTTCGTAAACTGCAGTCAGGGGATCTTGACCTTGGTATTGTGGGTTTTGACACTGTCAGTGAATACGGGCAG GTCAATGATGATTTAGTAGTTGTTCATGATGCTCTGGATTTCGGACAGTGCCGTTTGTCCCTTGCG GTACCTAAGGGAGGTGTTTTCGAAAACATAAACTCTCTGGAGGATTTTGCAAAGATGCCTGAATGGACCGAAGAAAGACCACTACGTGTTGTTACAGGATTTGGATAT CTAGGTGCTAAGTTTTTGAAAGAGAATGGTTTTAAGCATGTTCTTCTTTTATCTGCTGATGGAGCTCTCGAGTCATTTCCTCCT ATGGGTATGGCTGATGCTATCATTGATCTCGTGAGTAGCGGAACGACCTTGCGCGAGAATAACTTGAAGGAAATTGAAGGTGGAGTAGTTTTGGAAAGCCAG GCCACACTTGTCGCGAGTAGGAGATCTCTGCACAAACGGGAAGGTGTGTTGGAGATTACTCATGAGCTGCTTGAGAGATTAGAAGCTCATCTCAGAGCAAGCGCGGAGCTGATG GTCACAGCAAACATGAGAGGCAATAGTGCAGAAGACGTGGCAGAGAGAGTTCTTAGCTTAACATCAATATGTGGATTGCAG GGTCCAACAATAAGTCCTGTCTATTGCCGACGCGATGGCAAGGTTGCTGTGGACTACTATGCTATGAATGTAGTTGTCCCACAAAAGTTGCTTTACAAGTCTATTCAACAACTGAGATCT ATTGGTGGCAGCGGAGTCTTGGTGACAAAGCTGACCTACATATTTGATGAGGAAACACCCAGGTGGCGCAATCTTCTCACAGAGCTGGGGTTGTAA
- the LOC117837998 gene encoding probable serine acetyltransferase 2 — MTSCGCLVLEKVEDHGGGEAAARGRVVKVAPGAGSGCGGSCAGAWRSRSEAIFPIYVMGSSRASTVAAARGLVDSPGDPIWEAVKSEAKSESEKEPILSSFLYASVLSHDCLERALSFVLANRLEDPTLLATQLIDIFNDVMMNNKDICRSVRLDAQAFKDRDPACAQYSWALLYLKGYQSLQSYRIANVLWNQGRKVLALALQSRISEVFAVDIHPAAKIGEGILLDHGTGLVIGETAVVGNWVSLMQGVTLGGTGKEHGDRHPKIGQGALIGAGATILGNINVGEGAMIAAGSLVLKNVPPHSMAVGNPAKVVGYMEKEDPSLTMKHDARKDYFEHVAIRYSDD; from the exons ATGACGTCCTGCGGGTGCCTGGTGCTCGAGAAGGTGGaggaccacggcggcggcgaggcggcggcgcgcgggagggtagtgaaggtggcgccgggcgccggctcCGGGTGCGGCGGATCGTGCGCGGGGGCGTGGAGGAGCcggtccgaggccattttccCCATCTACGTCATGGGGAGCTCGCGGGCGAGcaccgtcgcggcggcgcggggcttAGTCGACTCCCCCGGGGACCCCATATGGGAGGCCGTCAAGTCGGAGGCCAAGTCTGAG TCTGAGAAGGAGCCTATTTTAAGTAGCTTCTTGTACGCCAGTGTGCTGTCTCATGATTGTCTGGAGCGAGCGTTGAGCTTCGTCCTTGCAAACAGGCTTGAAGATCCAACATTGCTTGCTACTCAGCTGATCGATATTTTTAATGATGTTATGATGAATAACAAAGATATATGTCGTTCCGTTCGCCTTGATGCTCAG GCCTTCAAAGACAGAGATCCAGCCTGCGCGCAATATAGTTGGGCATTGTTATACCTAAAG GGTTACCAATCCTTGCAATCCTATAGGATAGCTAATGTATTATGGAACCAGGGACGTAAAGTTTTGGCTTTGGCACTGCAAAGCCGTATTAGTGAG GTCTTTGCTGTGGATATACATCCAG CTGCCAAAATTGGTGAGGGAATATTGTTGGATCATGGAACAGGCCTAGTCATTGGTGAAACTGCTGTAGTTGGAAATTGGGTTTCATTAATGCAG GGTGTTACACTTGGAGGTACAGGCAAGGAACATGGAGACAGGCACCCCAAGATTGGTCAGGGAGCTCTCATTGGAGCTGGTGCTACTATCCTTGGCAACATAAATGTAGGTGAAGGTGCCATGATTGCTGCTGGCTCCCTTGTTTTAAAGAATGTGCCTCCCCACAG TATGGCTGTAGGTAATCCTGCAAAGGTGGTTGGTTACATGGAGAAAGAAGATCCTTCTTTAACTATGAAACATG ATGCAAGAAAAGATTATTTTGAGCATGTTGCCATCAGATACTCAGATGATTGA
- the LOC117837994 gene encoding butanoate--CoA ligase AAE1, giving the protein MRAAAAALALRRLLHQRSSNVRSQLQNQNRSSCYFNPHLDYPNPLARARALLNPSPCRPHGSPSPSPPAVAASLLFSTLSGTEEAAVVLDMEAGTVRCPANYAPLSPISFIERAAAVYGARAAVVYGERRHTWAEARDRCVRVAAALATRFGVARGDVVAVLSPNVPAMYELHFAVPMAGAVLCTFNTRHDAAMVSVLLKHSGAKVFLVESNLLDVGRAALKRLADAESSAALPVLLTISDDAESDDYEDLVTNAPARFDIRWPANELDPISLNYTSGTTSRPKGVVYNHRGAYLNTIATVLAYDITAMPTYLWTVPMFHCNGWNLPWGVAMQGGTNVCLRHFTAKVIFDSIARHGVTHMGGAPTVLNMIANLPAADRKPLPGPVRVMTGGAPPPPRVLFAVEELGFVVYHIYGLTETYGPATVCTWMPEWDALPAEERARLKARQGSHHIAMQDVDVKNPDTMESVPHDGRTLGEVMFRGNTVMSGYYKDLKATQESMAGGWLHSGDLAVRHPDGYIQLRDRAKDIIISGGENISSIEVESVIFSHQAVLEAAVVARPDDHWGETPCAFVKLKDGASATEAEIISFCRERLPHYMAPKTVVFEDLPKTSTGKTQKFVLRDKARAMGSLTKAANSKL; this is encoded by the exons ATGagagccgccgcggcggccctcgCGCTCCGTAGACTTCTTCACCAGCGCAGCAGCAACGTGAGGTCGCAGCTGCAGAATCAGAATCGGTCCAGCTGCTACTTTAATCCCCACTTGGATTACCCTAATCCCCTCGCCCGAGCTCGCGCGCTACTAAATCCGTCGCCATGCCGCCCCCACGGGTCGCCTTCGCCCTCGCCCCCGGCCGTGGCGGCGTCCCTCCTATTCTCCACCCTCTcggggacggaggaggcggcggtggtgctggacATGGAGGCCGGCACGGTGCGGTGCCCGGCCAACTACGCGCCGCTGTCGCCGATCAGCTTCAtcgagcgcgccgcggcggtgtacggggcccgcgccgccgtggtgtacggcgagcggcggcacacgtgggcggaggcgcgggaccgCTGCGTCCGcgtggccgccgcgctcgccaccCGATTCGGCGTCGCGCGCGGGGATGTG GTGGCAGTCCTTAGCCCAAACGTGCCGGCGATGTACGAGCTGCACTTCGCCGTGCCCATGGCCGGCGCGGTCCTCTGCACGTTCAACACGCGGCACGACGCGGCCATGGTGTCCGTCCTGCTCAAGCACTCCGGCGCCAAGGTGTTCCTCGTCGAGTCAAACCTCCTCGACGTCGGGAGAGCCGCGCTGAAGCGCCTTGCCGACGCCGAGTCCAGCGCCGCCCTCCCGGTTCTCCTGACCATCTCAGACGACGCCGAGTCTGACGACTACGAGGACCTCGTCACGAACGCCCCCGCGCGGTTCGACATCCGGTGGCCGGCGAACGAGCTGGACCCGATCTCGCTCAACTACACCTCCGGCACGACGTCGCGGCCCAAAGGCGTGGTCTACAACCACCGCGGCGCGTACCTCAACACCATCGCCACGGTGCTCGCGTACGACATCACCGCCATGCCCACGTACCTGTGGACCGTGCCCATGTTCCACTGCAACGGCTGGAACCTCCCGTGGGGCGTCGCCATGCAGGGAGGCACCAACGTCTGCCTCCGCCACTTCACAGCGAAGGTCATCTTCGACAGCATCGCGCGGCACGGGGTGACGCACATGGGCGGCGCGCCGACGGTGCTCAACATGATCGCCAACTTGCCGGCCGCGGACCGCAAGCCGCTGCCGGGGCCCGTCCGCGTCAtgaccggcggcgcgccgccgccgccgcgcgtcctGTTCGCGGTGGAGGAGCTCGGCTTCGTGGTGTACCACATCTACGGCCTCACGGAGACGTACGGCCCGGCGACCGTGTGCACGTGGATGCCGGAGTGGGACGCGCTgccggcggaggagcgggccCGGCTGAAGGCGCGGCAGGGGTCCCACCACATCGCGATGCAGGACGTCGACGTCAAGAACCCGGACACGATGGAGAGCGTGCCGCACGACGGCCGGACGCTGGGCGAGGTGATGTTCCGAGGCAACACCGTGATGAGCGGGTACTACAAGGACCTCAAGGCCACGCAAGAATCGATGGCCGGCGGGTGGCTGCACTCCGGGGACCTCGCCGTGCGGCATCCGGACGGGTACATCCAGCTCAGGGACCGGGCCAAGGACATCATCATATCGGGCGGCGAGAACATCAGCTCCATCGAGGTGGAGTCGGTGATCTTCAGCCACCAGGCGGTGCTCGAGGCGGCGGTCGTGGCGAGGCCAGACGACCACTGGGGCGAGACGCCGTGCGCGTTTGTCAAGCTGAAGGACGGCGCCAGTGCCACGGAAGCCGAGATCATTAGCTTCTGCCGGGAGAGGCTGCCCCATTACATGGCGCCGAAGACGGTGGTGTTTGAGGATTTGCCCAAGACGTCGACGGGGAAAACTCAAAAATTTGTTCTCCGGGACAAGGCCCGGGCTATGGGCAGCCTGACAAAGGCTGCCAATAGCAAACTTTAA
- the LOC117837996 gene encoding butanoate--CoA ligase AAE1, with translation MDGSKWCDANYVPLTPLSFLESTALVYGGRTAIVCGDRQFSWRETRERCLAGASALAHLGVGRRDVVAVIASNTPAMYELHFSVPMTSGVLCTLNTRHDAATVSVLLKHSDAKVFLVETQFLAVAHDALRLLADASANLPLVITISDMDGGGMDYEALLRSAPRGFEIRWPADERDPISLNYTSGTTSRPKGVIYSHRGAFLNTLATLLINDVVTMPVYLWTVPMFHCNGWCMVWGTAAKGGTSICIGSVSPKVIFEKIVRHGVTNMGGAPTVLNMIVNAPASERKPLPRRVRISTGGAPPPPQVLAKMDELGFEVVHGYGLTETYGAATVCAWKPEWDALPPAERARIKALQGVPHNMLHEIAIKDPVTMETLPSDGRAVGEVMLRGNTVMSGYFKDAAATEEAMRGGWLRTGDLGVRHPDGYLQLKDRSKDIIISGGENISSIEVESVLFGHPAVLDAAVVARPDDHWGETPCAFVTLKDGARATAEDIIEFCRARLPRYMAPRTVVFSDLPKTSTGKTQKYLLREKARGMGSLRKPDRSRL, from the exons ATGGATGGATCCAAGTGGTGCGATGCCAACTACGTGCCGCTCACGCCGCTGAGCTTCTTGGAGAGCACCGCGCTCGTGTACGGTGGCCGGACGGCCATTGTCTGCGGCGACAGGCAGTTCTCGTGGCGCGAGACGCGAGAGCGGTGCCTCGCCGGGGCGTCCGCGCTCGCGCATCTCGGCGTCGGCCGCCGTGACGTG GTCGCGGTCATCGCCTCGAACACGCCGGCGATGTACGAGCTCCATTTCAGCGTGCCCATGACCAGCGGCGTCCTCTGCACGCTGAACACCCGGCACGACGCCGCCACGGTGTCTGTCCTACTGAAACACTCGGACGCCAAGGTGTTCCTCGTCGAGACGCagttcctcgccgtcgcccacgACGCACTGAGGCTCCTCGCTGACGCCAGTGCCAACCTTCCCCTCGTCATCACCATCTCGGacatggacggcggcggcatggacTACGAAGCTCTTCTGCGGAGCGCGCCGCGCGGCTTCGAGATCCGGTGGCCGGCCGACGAGCGCGACCCGATATCGCTGAACTACACGTCGGGGACGACGTCGAGGCCCAAGGGCGTCATCTACAGCCACCGCGGCGCGTTCCTGAACACGCTGGCCACGTTACTCATCAACGACGTAGTGACCATGCCGGTGTACCTCTGGACCGTGCCCATGTTCCACTGCAACGGCTGGTGCATGGTGTGGGGCACCGCGGCGAAGGGAGGCACGAGCATCTGCATCGGGAGCGTGTCGCCCAAGGTCATCTTCGAGAAGATCGTGCGACACGGGGTGACCAACATGGGCGGCGCGCCGACGGTGCTCAACATGATCGTGAACGCGCCGGCGTCGGAGCGGAAGCCGCTGCCGAGGAGGGTCAGAATCTCgacgggcggcgcgccgccaccgccgcaggtCCTGGCCAAGATGGACGAGCTGGGGTTCgaggtcgtgcacgggtacggCCTCACGGAGACGTACGGGGCGGCGACGGTGTGCGCGTGGAAGCCCGAGTGGGAcgcgctgccgcccgccgaGCGCGCCCGGATCAAGGCGCTGCAGGGCGTCCCCCACAACATGCTCCATGAGATCGCCATCAAGGATCCGGTCACCATGGAGACCTTGCCCTCCGACGGGCGCGCCGTCGGCGAGGTCATGCTCCGCGGGAACACGGTCATGAGCGGGTACTTCAAGGACGCGGCCGCCACGGAGGAGGCCATGCGCGGCGGGTGGCTGCGCACGGGCGACCTCGGCGTGCGGCACCCGGACGGGTACCTCCAGCTCAAGGACAGGTCCAAGGACATCATCATATCGGGCGGCGAGAACATAAGCTCCATCGAAGTGGAGTCGGTGCTGTTCGGGCACCCCGCGGTGCTCGACGCCGCGGTGGTCGCGAGGCCGGACGACCACTGGGGCGAGACGCCGTGCGCGTTCGTCACGCTCAAGGACGGGGCGAGAGCCACCGCGGAGGACATCATCGAGTTCTGCCGGGCACGGCTGCCGCGCTACATGGCGCCGCGGACGGTGGTGTTCAGCGACCTCCCCAAGACTTCGACCGGGAAGACGCAGAAATATCTGCTCCGGGAGAAGGCGAGGGGCATGGGAAGCTTGCGAAAGCCAGACAGAAGCAGGCTCTAG
- the LOC117835820 gene encoding protein EARLY STARVATION 1, chloroplastic, protein MAACSRGLAWPPFDLTTARGAAPWPRRPAPRRRAAIRCCCAGADPEPRRRLSRAAAAAPERAEEWRVDGSKPSAAAPGRRRASLTAMPPLPFPAPRSRRQFKQQDFYPRCTQRGPAPQSRDTPPKRDTGIASEKEWGINLLDEAVKESGTNEDGSTWYRESGEDLGENGFRCRWARMGGQSHDGSTEWKETWWEKSDWTGYKELGAEKSGKNALGDSWWEKWKEVLYQDEWSNLARIERSAEKQAKSGAENAGWYEKWWEKYDAKGWTEKGAHKYGRLNEQSWWERWGEHYDGRGFVLKWTDKWAETDLGTKWGDKWEEKFFAGIGSRQGETWHVSPGGGRWSRTWGEEHFGNGKVHKYGKSTTGESWDLVVDEETYYEAEPHYGWADVVGDSTQLLSIQPLERPPGVFPNIDFSSAPPLNDDPPGMTPSSPLEPPDLSCRATSNPPPASTLRSNLPSQSLQTFLLAAASPATMPSLAARLTVPAAALLFLFFAAPASAANFTCATPGATCQSAIGYAVPNATTYAGLAARFNTTTTLAELLGANNLAADTSPSAPIAAEAIVRIPFRCRCGSNMVGQSESGPIYVVQPQDWLDHIARDVFGAFVTYQEIATANSIPDPSKINVGQKVRIPLPCSCDPVDGVTVMHFAYSVAKGDDTSGIAARFGVNQQTLLNLNKITDPLNQSQILDVPLPVCRSSISNTSADHSLLLPNGTYALTAQNCIKCSCNANNYEQLDCSPVQDRRCPALQPCDGGLKLGSTNGTGCESKMCAYTGYSNTTSLSIHTALVTANETACQQKGGAARSEFAGSMWRMSAISFHMVLILICFL, encoded by the exons ATGGCCGCGTGCTCCAGGGGCCTCGCGTGGCCGCCGTTCGATCTGACCACGGCGAGGggggcggcgccatggccgcgccgccccgcgccgcgacGTCGCGCCGCGATCCGGTGCTGCTGCGCCGGGGCCGAcccggagccgcggaggcgccTCTCcagggcggccgcggccgcgcccgagCGCGCCGAGGAGTGGCGCGTCGATGGGAGCAAGccatccgccgccgcacctggccgccggcgcgccaGCCTCACCGCCATGCCTCCGCTCCCCTTCCCTGCACCTCG TTCTAGAAGGCAATTCAAGCAACAAGATTTCTATCCGCGGTGCACGCAGAGGGGACCGGCCCCTCAATCCCGGGATACCCCGCCCAAGAGAG ACACTGGTATTGCTAGTGAGAAGGAGTGGGGAATCAACTTGCTGGATGAAGCAGTCAAGGAGTCCGGAACGAACGAAGATGGAAGCACTTGGTACAGGGAGAGTGGAGAAGATCTCGGCGAGAATGGGTTCCGGTGCCGATGGGCAAGAATGGGAGGACAGAGCCATGATGGTTCCACAGAATGGAAAGAGACT TGGTGGGAGAAAAGTGACTGGACTGGATATAAGGAACTAG GTGCCGAGAAATCTGGGAAGAATGCTTTAGGTGACTCTTGGTGGGAAAAATGGAAGGAAGTTTTGTACCAAGATGAATGGAG CAATCTTGCAAGAATAGAGAGAAGTGCTGAAAAACAAGCAAAATCAGGTGCAGAAAATGCTGGGTGGTATGAGAAATG GTGGGAGAAATATGATGCCAAAGGCTGGACAGAAAAAGGTGCTCACAAATATGGAAGGTTAAACGAGCAGTCTTGGTGGGAGAGGTGGGGTGAACATTATGATGGCCGTGGATTTGTATTGAAATG GACAGATAAGTGGGCTGAGACAGATTTAGGCACTAAATGGGGGGATAAGTGGGAAGAAAAATTCTTTGCAGGAATTGGTTCTCGACAAGGGGAGACATGGCATGTATCTCCTGGCGGTGGAC GCTGGTCAAGGACTTGGGGAGAAGAACACTTTGGTAATGG AAAAGTCCACAAGTATGGAAAGAGCACAACTGGCGAGAGCTGGGATTTGGTAGTCGATGAGGAGACGTACTATGA GGCCGAGCCTCATTATGGATGGGCCGATGTCGTCGGGGACTCGACACAGTTATTGTCCATACAACCTCTTGAGAGGCCACCCGGAGTATTCCCGAACATCGACTTCAGCTCCGCACCCCCACTGAACGATGATCCCCCTGGCATGACTCCTTCCTCCCCTCTGGA ACCCCCTGACTTGAGCTGCCGGGCAACCTCCAATCCGCCTCCCGCGTCAACTCTCCGGTCAAACCTCCCCTCCCAAAGCCTCCAAACCTTTCTCCTCGCCGCGGCCAGCCCGGCCACCATGCcgtcgctcgccgcccgcctgaccgtgccggccgccgcgctgctGTTCCTCTTCTTCGCGGCGCCCGCCTCGGCCGCCAACTTCACCTGCGCCACGCCGGGTGCCACCTGCCAGTCCGCCATCGGCTACGCGGTGCCCAACGCCACCACCTACGCGGGGCTCGCCGCCCGCTtcaacaccaccaccacgctCGCCGAGCTCCTCGGCGCCAATAACCTCGCCGCCGACACCTCCCCCTCCGCGCCCATCGCGGCCGAGGCCATCGTTCGCATCCCCTTCCGCTGCCGCTGCGGGAGCAACATGGTGGGCCAGTCGGAAAGTGGCCCCATCTACGTCGTGCAGCCGCAGGACTGGCTGGACCACATCGCCCGCGACGTGTTCGGCGCCTTCGTCACCTACCAGGAGATCGCCACCGCCAACAGCATCCCCGACCCCAGCAAGATTAACGTCGGCCAGAAGGTGCGGATCCCGCTGCCCTGCTCCTGCGACCCGGTGGACGGCGTCACCGTGATGCACTTCGCCTACAGCGTCGCCAAGGGGGACGATACGTCCGGCATCGCCGCCAGGTTCGGGGTGAACCAGCAGACGCTGCTGAATCTGAATAAGATAACCGACCCCCTAAATCAGAGCCAGATTCTGGATGTCCCCCTCCCTG TTTGCCGTTCGtcgatcagcaacacctcggCTGATCACAGTCTGCTCCTCCCGAATGGCACCTACGCGCTCACCGCACAGAACTGCATCAAGTGCAGTTGCAATGCAAACAACTACGAGCA GCTAGACTGCTCCCCAGTGCAAGACAGAAGGTGCCCGGCACTGCAGCCCTGCGATGGAGGTCTGAAGCTTGGGAGCACGAACGGCACCGGCTGCGAATCCAAGATGTGCGCGTACACCGGTTACTCCAACACCACGTCGCTCAGCATACATACCGCTCTTGTAACTGCAAACGAGACAGCGTGCCAACAGA AGGGAGGAGCCGCGAGGTCGGAGTTTGCCGGGTCCATGTGGAGAATGTCCGCTATCTCCTTCCACATGGTGCTCATCCTGATCTGCTTCCTTTGA
- the LOC117839950 gene encoding uncharacterized protein, translating to MERVFPNREKAMEDREEKPKVPSSDPELADLVAGEQPQLQREHQPPNISEMKPLTREAYGGGMYATEEGQGRRRDPARPRASATQSADGPEEAKAAGKPSHPPPPSTGDRDLDITGQSYIQ from the coding sequence ATGGAGAGGGTTTTTCCGAACAGGGAGAAGGCGATGGAGGACAGAGAGGAGAAGCCCAAGGTGCCGTCGAGCGACCCGGAGCTGGCCGACCTCGTGGCCGGGGAGCAGCCGCAGCTGCAGCGGGAGCACCAGCCGCCCAACATCTCCGAGATGAAGCCGCTCACGCGGGAGGCCTACGGCGGCGGGATGTACGCGACCGAGGAGGGGCAGGGCCGGCGGAGGGACCCGGCCAGGCCGCGCGCCAGCGCCACGCAGAGCGCAGACGGGCCCGAGGAGGCCAAGGCCGCCGGGAAGCCCagtcacccgccgccgccgtccaccggcgACCGCGACCTCGACATCACCGGCCAGTCCTACATCCAGTAG